The Acidobacteriota bacterium genome window below encodes:
- a CDS encoding hydrogenase maturation protease — protein sequence MRGAALSDILRVRPLLLLGMGNPLRGDDAIGHALAEALEPESGDGFRARAVGVSIENALRWVREESGGTVLVADAVFDEALPEGEWALYPAERLDSVCHTAHSVPLSLLFSFWKNEVPGLGVHFLGIGIRSSEELAPLSPRLQKTLESLTALCRAALGPR from the coding sequence ATGAGAGGTGCCGCGCTTTCCGACATCCTGCGCGTCCGCCCGCTCCTCCTCCTGGGGATGGGGAACCCCCTGCGGGGGGACGACGCGATCGGCCACGCCCTGGCCGAGGCGCTCGAGCCGGAAAGCGGGGACGGATTCCGCGCCCGCGCGGTCGGGGTCTCCATCGAGAACGCGCTCCGGTGGGTGCGCGAGGAGTCGGGCGGGACGGTGCTCGTGGCCGACGCCGTCTTCGACGAGGCCCTCCCCGAAGGGGAGTGGGCCCTCTACCCGGCCGAACGGCTCGATTCGGTCTGCCACACGGCCCACTCCGTGCCGCTCTCTCTCCTCTTCTCCTTCTGGAAAAACGAGGTCCCGGGCCTCGGGGTCCACTTTCTCGGGATCGGCATCCGCTCGAGCGAGGAGCTGGCCCCCCTATCCCCCAGGCTTCAGAAAACCCTCGAGTCCCTGACGGCGCTCTGCCGTGCGGCGCTCGGTCCCCGGTAG
- a CDS encoding 4Fe-4S dicluster domain-containing protein, translating to MLKAGIFIPELLGNLGNAPATREYPFVKTPVPPGFRGTPRLRPGLCVGCKACVRDCTAEAIEIVQIPPDPNAPPPEPGTKNAGKKFKMILYLDRCVHCARCADVCPKDAIYLDEEYEMANFTRDALRLEME from the coding sequence ATGTTGAAGGCAGGCATCTTCATTCCCGAACTTCTGGGGAACCTGGGGAACGCCCCGGCCACCCGCGAATATCCTTTTGTCAAGACGCCGGTCCCGCCGGGATTCCGGGGCACCCCGCGCCTGCGGCCGGGCCTCTGCGTCGGGTGCAAGGCGTGCGTGCGCGACTGCACGGCGGAGGCGATCGAGATCGTGCAGATCCCCCCCGACCCCAACGCGCCGCCTCCGGAACCGGGGACGAAGAACGCCGGTAAGAAGTTCAAGATGATCCTCTACCTCGACCGCTGCGTGCACTGCGCCCGCTGCGCCGATGTCTGCCCCAAGGACGCCATCTACCTCGACGAGGAGTACGAAATGGCGAACTTCACCCGGGACGCCCTGCGCCTGGAGATGGAATAG
- a CDS encoding NADH-quinone oxidoreductase subunit H: MDVVKPLLYILVFPGFLFQFVFSTYLEWMDRKFYARMQNRRGPLYTGYAGLLQPVADILKLFFKEDIVPARADRFMFSLMPILGLAAVVTAGLYLPVWLFTPYNSFEGDLIVVLYLLSLPSLVLFLAGWFSVSPYSLIGATRVLTQLFAYEVPFFLALLTPAVVAGSWQIRTIAVYPWTSGSWWVIGIQLLAFLVALLTLQAKLERVPFDIPEAETEVVGGPLTEYSGKKLAMFRIQKDILMLVGSAFIAALFLGGFPGGLWIGGLWLLVKTSIVVFLLSVIRASFARIRIDQIVTFSWKYLAPASLVQLLVVLILKGNGVL, from the coding sequence ATGGACGTCGTCAAACCGCTGCTCTATATCCTGGTGTTCCCCGGTTTTCTCTTCCAGTTCGTCTTTTCGACCTACCTGGAGTGGATGGACCGGAAATTCTACGCGCGCATGCAGAACCGCCGGGGGCCGCTCTACACGGGCTACGCCGGGCTGCTTCAGCCGGTGGCCGATATCCTGAAGCTCTTCTTCAAGGAGGATATCGTGCCGGCCCGGGCCGACCGCTTCATGTTCAGCCTCATGCCGATCCTGGGGCTGGCGGCCGTGGTCACCGCCGGGCTCTACCTGCCGGTCTGGCTCTTCACCCCCTACAACTCCTTCGAGGGGGACCTGATCGTGGTGCTGTACCTGCTCTCCCTCCCCTCGCTGGTGCTCTTTCTGGCCGGGTGGTTTTCGGTCAGTCCCTACAGCCTGATCGGTGCGACGCGGGTGCTGACGCAGCTGTTCGCCTACGAGGTCCCCTTCTTCCTGGCCCTGCTGACCCCGGCCGTGGTCGCCGGGAGCTGGCAGATCCGGACGATCGCGGTCTACCCCTGGACCAGCGGCTCCTGGTGGGTGATCGGGATCCAGCTCCTGGCCTTCCTGGTGGCGCTCCTGACGCTGCAGGCGAAGCTGGAGCGGGTGCCCTTCGACATCCCCGAGGCGGAAACGGAAGTGGTGGGCGGGCCGCTCACCGAGTACAGCGGGAAAAAACTGGCGATGTTCCGCATCCAGAAGGACATCCTCATGCTGGTGGGGTCGGCCTTCATCGCCGCCCTCTTTCTGGGCGGGTTCCCCGGGGGGCTCTGGATCGGCGGGCTGTGGCTGCTGGTCAAGACTTCGATCGTCGTGTTTCTGCTCAGCGTGATCCGCGCCTCCTTCGCCCGGATCCGCATCGACCAGATCGTGACCTTCAGCTGGAAGTACCTCGCGCCCGCGAGCCTGGTCCAGCTCCTGGTCGTGCTCATCCTCAAAGGAAACGGAGTTTTATAG
- a CDS encoding NADH dehydrogenase subunit: MEESVFRLPVGPQHPFLKEPAKFDFDIQGEEIVGARMNFGYNHRGIEKGCEARNYYQAMYLLERVCGICSHSHTTAFVQAVEEIMKLEVPKRGLYLRMVDCELERLHSHLLWLGVAAHEVGFDSLFMLVWRDRELVMDILEKISGNRVNYAINTIGGVRRDITDAQRKEILGILKTLRQRLDYYAKIGTNEPSFVARIQGVGTLSAERAAEMCAVGPFARASNVATDVRKNDPYACYAEMDFKLVTSDLCDIMGRVIVRVYEMIESCNIIEQLLDTMPEGEIALAKVSRRVPEGAALSRYEAPRGEDVHFVRSNGTDKPERVRVRAPTLANLEAATESVIGAYVADIPIAIASIDPCFSCTDRMAIVLRDRKKGVQVTTWEDLRRRGIEWYGKNKGIRF, translated from the coding sequence ATGGAAGAATCGGTCTTTCGTTTACCCGTAGGTCCGCAGCACCCGTTCCTCAAGGAGCCGGCGAAATTCGATTTCGACATCCAGGGCGAGGAGATCGTCGGCGCCCGGATGAATTTCGGATACAACCACCGGGGGATCGAGAAAGGGTGCGAGGCCCGGAACTATTACCAGGCCATGTACCTCCTGGAGCGGGTGTGCGGCATCTGTTCGCATTCGCACACCACCGCCTTCGTCCAGGCGGTCGAGGAGATCATGAAGCTCGAGGTCCCCAAACGGGGGCTCTACCTGCGCATGGTGGACTGCGAGCTGGAGAGGCTCCACAGCCACCTCCTCTGGCTCGGGGTCGCCGCCCACGAGGTCGGTTTCGACTCCCTCTTCATGCTGGTCTGGCGCGACCGCGAGCTGGTCATGGACATCCTGGAGAAGATCAGCGGGAACCGGGTCAACTACGCCATCAACACCATCGGCGGGGTGCGGCGCGACATCACCGACGCGCAGCGCAAGGAGATCCTGGGCATCCTGAAGACGCTCCGGCAGCGGCTCGATTACTACGCCAAGATCGGCACCAACGAGCCGAGCTTCGTCGCCCGGATCCAGGGGGTGGGCACCCTGTCGGCCGAGCGGGCGGCGGAGATGTGCGCCGTGGGGCCGTTCGCCCGGGCGAGCAACGTGGCGACCGACGTCCGGAAGAACGACCCGTACGCCTGCTACGCCGAAATGGACTTCAAGCTGGTCACCTCCGACCTCTGCGACATCATGGGGCGCGTCATCGTGCGCGTTTACGAGATGATCGAGTCGTGCAACATCATCGAGCAGCTGCTCGATACCATGCCCGAGGGGGAGATCGCCCTGGCCAAGGTGTCGCGCCGGGTTCCCGAGGGGGCCGCGTTGAGCCGCTACGAGGCGCCCCGCGGCGAGGACGTCCACTTCGTCCGCAGCAACGGCACCGACAAGCCGGAGAGGGTGCGGGTGCGCGCCCCCACGCTGGCGAACCTGGAGGCTGCCACGGAATCGGTGATCGGCGCCTATGTCGCCGACATCCCGATCGCCATCGCCTCGATCGATCCCTGCTTTTCCTGCACCGACCGCATGGCCATCGTGCTGCGCGACCGGAAGAAGGGGGTCCAGGTGACGACGTGGGAGGATCTGCGCCGCCGCGGCATCGAATGGTACGGCAAGAACAAGGGAATTCGTTTCTGA